Within the Periplaneta americana isolate PAMFEO1 chromosome 6, P.americana_PAMFEO1_priV1, whole genome shotgun sequence genome, the region tttatttacaatttattatttgatgtattaaaaaaaacaaaataaagcatttttcaaattaaagaagagaaaaacaaaaatatatatcagaCATTTTAGCTTAAATTGTTTAATGGATGATATACACAAAACTTGGACTTACTCAGGTagtcaaaacaataaaaatacagaTGAGAAGCAAAAAACCTGACATGACCATTATCAGAATATGCAACAAATATGTGACTCTGTAATAATCGAATATTTTTTGTggtaaaattttatatgaaactataggaaaaaaaaaatctttaatatttcaccacaggaaatattttcttcattgcaGAGATTTGACACCTGAAgtgttattttctgaaaatggacatatcatgttttgaaagtttgctcttCAAATACAGTAATGACGAGACATCGGAAGTTATgcaaaaatatgttcaaaatgagCAAAACCAATTGTCTGAAACCGAAATGCTACATGCTAATTTGGTAAAATTACATATACCGGGAGCGAATGTTCAATAAAAGTATGTGTAGTTCAAATTGCAGTAGGTAACGAGGATTTTTTGCAAGTTCTCAGGAATCAGTTTGTAGGCAGAAAACGTGTATTCAACAGCACATGAAGTCAGACACATGTTTTACAGTATCCGGGATggttgtctgttttttttttgatgCTGCTGGCCGCTTAGTCTGTCTACTAAAAATTCCTGCACTTGTACAGATTTTTTGCCAGATATTTCATTGTCTTGCAATGCTGCATAAGTTGGTACTTCTTATCACATGAGACTTGATTAAGCATTAGAAATCATTGGTATTACTTTAtagtgaaaagtataaaattttagatttaaaaaaatgaaaacttttatttcttgaaactCACCCAACAGTTACACAGTTTGCAGAGTATAACAGTCCTGTCCGTAGTGAAACAATTATCTTCTGTTTCTTTAAtccatttcttaaaataaaagactTACTCTTCAACATCTCAACAACGGCAGGAGTTAACCTTATCAGTGGATGGAACAAAGCAGAACGAGAGGTGAGTTATCCGAAGGCGCCACCCGCATGCACTCGCGGCCGCTTATGTAACTATAAGAATTTGTGCactgtttaggtgaggggtttggactttttccattgctggttgtcacaataaaaaattaagacaacgtttcgaagggtggttctcccttcgtcttcaggtggaaggaaggagagaaaggaaaaaaacctactgttgggatcgttacgtacagctattctgtatgactgatcgtaacgatcccaacagtaggttttttcctttctctccttccttccacctgaagatgaagggagaaccacccttcgaaacgttgtgtcttaattttttgattgtgacaaccagcaatggaaaaagtccaaacccctcacctaaacattaacaatccaccattgctttccaacctcTCATTTAGATCAATTTGTGCACTGTCACCTGACCTTCAGAATGCGTATGGGTGAAAAGCAATGAGGAAACCGCTACAAGtacatttttcattgaaaacaaaattgtattttatgcAAAATCTGAGACAAAATATGCAGAATTCAGACAAACCCATGCATACATATGCAACTAAATTAccgtaaaatatgaaaatatgcatatttattttattacagttttaatCCTTTAACTTCAAAATAGCTGTCACCTCAATTGTAGACGAAATATGACCTtccaataaaaacatgcatttgcataaaCTTTCGATGTCTGGTAATGACACATTGAAATATACAATGCGTTTTCTTTCTGCCCTTTACGTTGAAGAAGTGTTAATTCTATGGAATAAGCAAAAATACAGTGAACAAAATAACCATCTCCATTACATTGACAGCTGTACCAACTAACAAGACTGTTCTTTCCCCGGGTTTAGATCCTTTCTGTTTAGAGCATgtaatattttgtagcatatccCAGTCATTTTCGTCGGACCCCTTGCACTTTGGCTCGCCTTCAGATCCTGTACTAGTAACTACTTTGTTTTCTCTAGCCCAGTTCCACAAAGGCTGAAGCTGACAGTCACATTCGAGAGGGTTTCCGTGCAGTCCAAGTTCTGAGAGTTCTCCTAATTGCTGTACTACTTTTAAATCCAGCGAACGAAGACTATTTCCAGCCAGATTCAACTTTTGAATGTTAGGTGTAGAATTGAAAATTCCTGGTGACAAATGTGTCAACTTACAGTTGGAAATGTCCAAGTGAACAAGATCTCCAGTATGAGCAAAATGTTGTTGTTCCAGATGAGATATGGGATTATAAGAGAGATCAAGGATTTTCAACTCTGTCTTATGTTTAAAAATTTCTGTGTCTATCTCTGGAATTGTGTTGTTTTTAATTGAAAGTAGGAGAAGTCTATTTACATTGCTGAACGTATTCTTGTCTAAATTTCTCAAGCAATTGCTGGCTAAGGACAAAAGCATTAAGTTACCAATATGCTGGAATACGTCTGGTTCTAACGTTTCAATTTCATTGAAATCCAAAACGAGATACTTTAAGTTTGAAATGCCATTGAAAGCTCCTGGAGGTATTGAACGTATTAAATTATTCCGGAGCTCTAACTCAATCAATCTGTCTGCCCCTAAAAATACATCTTCTTCTAAACTTTCTATACCATTTCCATTAAGTCGTATGGTGTTCGTTTTCTTCATTCCTCTAAATGAACCACGTCTAAGAGATTTAATCTTATTGCGACTTAAATCTATGCTCGATATACTGGATAAACCATCAAATACACCAGGTTCTATGTTTTCGATTAAGTTTCCTTCAAAGTGAAGAGATTTCAAATtatttagttttgagaaaatatgCGGTTTCAATGTTCCAATTGTGTTATTTACAAACGTGAGGAAAACAACGGAAGATAAATCATCGAAAGTGCCTTCCTCAAGGCttcgtattttattattatctaattGGAGAACTTCAATTTCGTTAAGTCCATTGAATGCACCTGGTTCAAGAGTATGAATTGTATTGTTAGATATTGTTAAAGAAGAGAGCTGTCTCATTTCTTTAAAGAAGTCTTTTGGGATTTTTTCTAGTTTATTATTTTCCAGCTCCAATGTCTGTAGGCTTTCACACGATTTAAAAGCAGTGGCATCAATGTTTGTGATCAAATTATTTCGGAGACTAAGGGTTTGCAAGTTGGGTAAGTTGTGAAAGGTTTCAGGATTAATAgctagaattttatttttttctaaattgagTTTTGATAAATATCCAAGGCCACTGAAAGCCTTGCCCTCAATAGTATGAATATAAGCTCCACTCAAACTCAGCACATCTAGATTTGTCAATTGTTTAAATACATTCGAGTGGAGTACTTCCAGATTGTTATTATCCAAATATAATCTTCTTAACTTACTCAGATCTTGAAATGcttctttttttatacttttaatgCTGTTATTAGCTAAATTAATAGTGTTAATATATTTGATTCCTTTAAACGCCTCATGTGGTATACTTTCAATTACATTTCCTTCTAGATTAATCTTCAGTCCATTATAATGAGTGCTAACTTGTCCTTGAAGGCCAAGGAATGCACTTGAGTCTAAATCTTTTATAATGTTACGTGCCAAATTGAGAAAATTTACCCTGGTTAATCCCAGAAATGTATTCTTTTTTATTGATTCGAGTTTATTTCCTGAAAGTTCGAGAATCATAAGTTTAGTGAGATCATCAAATGTTCCTGGagtaattttatacaaaaaattattatttatttccagtTCTTTGAGCAATGACAAATCTTGGAACACATTTTCGGGCAATACAGACAATGCGTTGTTGTCAAGTTGCAACACAGTTAAACTGTGAAGACCCTGAAATGTGTCAGTATTAAGACATTCTATTTTGTTCCAAGATAAGtctaacaaacttaatttttcaagtGACTGAAATGAATTTGGTCTAACTTCTTTAATTGCGTTGTGGCTTAAATGCAAGAACTGTAAATTGGTCAAATCTTGAAAGTCACCAGAACCGATGGACTCTAAATTGTTATGTCGCAAGTCCAGAATCTGTAAAGCATGAAGACCTTGGAAACTTCTTGCCTCTATTTCTAGTATGAAGTTGTGGTTTAAATATAACTCTTCCAAACTTTTCAAGTTAGAAAACACATCAGATTGAACTGCTGAAAACTTGTTATAAAATAAGTGGATTTTCTTTAGCTTTTCCAAACAATGAAATGTCCCTGTTTGTAGACTTTTAATGTTATTGTTGGAAAGATTGAGATCTTCTAGGGATGTCGTGAATTTGAAGGAATCATTATCGATGTGTGAGACTCTAGATGAAACTATGGAGAGTTTTATTAGTTGATTAAGATTACTGAAGCTTGTTGGATTGAGAAACTGTATATCGTTGTAACTGAGGTCAAGATAGAGTATTGTAGTGTTGACGTAGTTTGGCACTTCTGTGAGACTGTTATTGAAACAGGAACCTGCGTTCTTTCCCCAGATACAACGAGAACACGTGACTTGTAGACTGTTAGTAATTCCAAACAGGATAATAATCTTGAGCACAGTCTTCATGATTCTGCAAAGAGAAAATGTTCTAGTGTCAAaagaaaatttatgaatatattaCTACGTAACAAAAACACACACCTTAAGGAACAGattaaattttatagaaaattgtTTGTATTCTTAAATCAATTATAAATATTGGATATGATACTGAAAATtatttgcgagttgcatgtaACCTAAAGTCGCCTTAATTGTAATCTAAGGGGTTTGTTGTATATCTTGAAAGATATACCCAATAAGTTGTATCATCTTTAATTTTTCGGATTTGGAATTGGAtgcaatgaaattggtgataatcCCGTAAAACTGCCTTGTCCTTAATAACACCCACACATTATTATACATGAAGACTTTCAccttttaaattcagaaaaattcTTCCAGGCTTTGCGATAATGTTTCTCACATTTGCCGTGTTTTCTCAATAACAGttacccagtagttgatacagcgtcgttaaataaccaagtaaatacaGTTACCATAAGCAGAATAATAATAGACTgccgtaataaaaatatataaaacaaatgaatcgcGAACGATAATGATGTATTTTGCGGCTTTATGaccttgggtcactggctgagaagaaactgcctactgaaggatgcactagaaggaatggtgaacgggagaagagtttggggtagaagaagatatcagatgatagacgacattaagatatatggatcatatgaggaaacaaagaggaaggcagaaaataggaaagattggaaaaagctgggtttgcagtgaatgaatgaatgaatgatcgctTATGACATTATGACGTCACAATGCAAGATATTGGACTAGAATACAGAGATGAAGAGAATTCGGAGCATGTTTCGAAGATACTAATTATGAACAACAATGATTTTCgtttaaaaaaaataggtatgaaaacttatgaataatgcattgtaaacacgcaaaaaaaaaatcaaatatagcCTAATTTCGCCCTTATAATAATTTTTGAGATAGCCCAAAGGGCAAATCAGCGCCTTGACAGTTTTATTAATTGTCGATTACCCCTCCTATGGTAGCATAAATTGCGATAAATCTCCCAATCTAGCAATCCTGATTGCCAATTAAAATTTCCAAATAATGGACAgcccaaaaataaatttttgcaatttttaggattcatatcattgcttctttacttgtaactctttttattctgtaaactgccattgtttgtttgtttgtgtatgtacttgtttaccttttttcttactctgttatcttgcatcatctatttgttcttgcattgttttgtatgctttgtctaatggcagcctctaatttgaggaagctctggtaaataaataaaaatagacagaAATTCTTATTATCGCTCATTGTTGCATATTGGGAATCTAACATATGTGCCTAACTGTTTCTTTTCAAAAgcgcatattgtttatatttcttgTGAAGTTTGTGTCGTGTGTATTAAAATGTCACAGAAACGCAAACGATTGATATATtcgataaaaaaaagttgagtcaTCTGTGTCTGCAAAAAAGAGAAACTGACGTAAGTATAGGTAATTATTATTAAGCCTAAatcattttctgagtttaagtgctTCATACTTTGCTTTTCTTTTCAATTAGTTATGAAAAACTGGATTCTCAGAAATATGCAGATGCAAAGGCAAGAAGTTCCGTCAAAATGATGCACTGACAACACGAAGTCATAATCCCTAATGAGTAAACTATCATTAGTGATGGTTCACATCTTTTTATGACAGATAGAACATCTGCAGTACTTACGCATGCAGATCTTTCCTCATGCAAAGAACACTTATGCTCAGAGCATTTCTTCAGTTATCCCTCCATCCTGTCCGTTGAACCTAGTGTTACTAAGTGACCTCCACACATCATTCAGGCTGAATATTATCTAAACTGCAAATATTACATCATTTATGAATAATATCTACCAGTGGGCTGTTGGCCAAAGATATCACGCTTATTTGTTTATGAGGGATATTTATAAGGAAACAGTGATATGCTATCAAATCCCATTATTTCCACGTTTgcctgtattatttatttacaagttaAATGTTATTAATACTGAGTTGTATCGgtcattacattatttttaatattttatttaataatcaactatgagattatacagggtgaaccgtaagtaatgtcattaatttggagatatttcgaacaaaaaagtttaaaacaattttgctcttttttgcctcctttccgagataaaaattgttttatatgaaacatttcattgcgtgttttgggaaaaccattgatttaattctcaatatgcccATTCAggttaagagaacagtgtattataataataaatgattgaaagaattttagttttgccctttaaggggttaggtacagcttacagcagtaaaattttggaaatattcaacatttttttcctccattactatatcttgtacaataatgaaaattagtatgtgtaaaacactgtccttctactatatgaaaaaaaatatttttacaatttaaaaaaattatttacttcccccccccccccccaaattcagttccctgtgcagtgatgaagtgtttcccacataactaaaaaattatccaacattctgtgatgaaattttttgtgtgtgcatgtcatatctacaatatgatgcaaaatcacttctctacataaaatttactctgtcacacgttaaaagtgttaaaattgttaaaaaggtatttaccttcgacagacggcctgtttcgacgctatttgtcgtcgtcttcagtgtctcttgaaccactgctgattttggctctgcgatgtgcagttgtcgatggtaggggtgggggtgtgttgctcctatggtgggggttggttgtctgtatgGTATGACGAtctatgacgtcaaacaatgtgtgcgtattgaattgtagttgcgtattaagtatatattgtgggtgtgctattgtgttcttatatatttcgtattgttctaggatgtttaactgtgaactttttggtgtgatgtgtaaaatttccatatctgtttctatattattgtagtcatgattattgtcgataatgtgatctgcataatttgatgtaatgtaaggtttggttatagctttaatatgttcgttgtatcttgtatgaaaggatcttcctgtctgtcctatgtaaaaatgtgggcaactattgcattttaatttgtaaactccagttgaattatatatatttgaatgtttagtgtggttatttaagtatttctgtgttgtattacctttgatagattgcctgataaaaaataaattcatttaaaaagtggtcaaatatcagtattttcttctaacacaaaataaaaaaaatattatttattaaggaatgtagttgaaagagtatgatattgtaaacatgagttccaGCAATGaacaaagagagagaacatgaaaaagttaacaagtttatgagctaCGAGGGAAatgcttcgtcactgcacagtgaactaccaccattatgtatcttgaaaaaaaaaataaataaataataataataaataatttttttaaattgtaaaaatatttttttcatattgcagaaggacagtgttttacacacaccaattttcattatagcctacagatacagtaatggaaaaaaaaaagttgaatatttccaaaaattttactgctgtaagttgtacctaaccccttaaatgtacagaaatttgatcataACAaattaacttttcgttctaaaaagtaattttaaaatataacatttgttcggataaaatttctgcacatttaaaaggcaaaattaaaattttgtcagtcatttactatcataataaactgctctcttcagttgactgagaatattggaaattaaatcaatggttttcccaaaatacactatCAAATGTTTCAtacgaaacaatttttatctcggaaaggaaggaaaaaggaagaaattgtattaaactttactgtttgaaatatctcaaagaataaccccctaaaattaatgacatcataAAATAGAGCAAATATAGGAACAATTGGAGGGAACATGTTCAGAGAATAGAAGCAGGCTGAAtatcaaaaattattttggattATAACCCAAGGGGTAGAAGAGATGTCAGTAGGCCCAGGAAGAGACGGATTCATAACTTCAATTGAAAACTAAGAGACTGGAATGAGCCTTAATGGCTTAGCCAGTGAAATGTTGATGACTTAATTAcgtactggctttcaaggaatccggaggttcattgccgccctcacataagcccgccatcagtccctaccctgagcaagattaacccagtctttatcatcgtcccacctccctcaaatccattttaatattatcttcccatctacgtctcggcctccccaaaagtctttttccctccggcctcccaactaacactctatatgcatttctggattcgcccatacgtgctacatgccctgaccatctcaaacgtctggatttaatgttctgaattatgtcaggtggaagaatacaatgcgtggagttctgtgttaGTTTAACggataaaaattattgaatttatattGTTCATTTAGGGATTTAGTGGTCTTTTTAACACTCACAGCGGTAAAAAtcgattattttacatttataatgtagtaatttagcggtttctgcactttttagcgggtttttaagaatcgcGTTGGTGTCACTGAACCTGACACATTCAACAACAATATGGCGAATGTCAGTGTGTTGTTTTGAATACAATTGATTTGTGTATGAATTTCTCTTGTTTGCTTTAAATTCGGCAAAGGACAGCATTCGCGAATTGTTCTTGTTAATTGTTTACATTAAGTCGGCGACACAATTTTGCGGCCATTTTACATTGTTAGTCTCAGTTGTCTACAGTGTATT harbors:
- the LOC138702049 gene encoding insulin-like growth factor-binding protein complex acid labile subunit, whose protein sequence is MRKDLHAIMKTVLKIIILFGITNSLQVTCSRCIWGKNAGSCFNNSLTEVPNYVNTTILYLDLSYNDIQFLNPTSFSNLNQLIKLSIVSSRVSHIDNDSFKFTTSLEDLNLSNNNIKSLQTGTFHCLEKLKKIHLFYNKFSAVQSDVFSNLKSLEELYLNHNFILEIEARSFQGLHALQILDLRHNNLESIGSGDFQDLTNLQFLHLSHNAIKEVRPNSFQSLEKLSLLDLSWNKIECLNTDTFQGLHSLTVLQLDNNALSVLPENVFQDLSLLKELEINNNFLYKITPGTFDDLTKLMILELSGNKLESIKKNTFLGLTRVNFLNLARNIIKDLDSSAFLGLQGQVSTHYNGLKINLEGNVIESIPHEAFKGIKYINTINLANNSIKSIKKEAFQDLSKLRRLYLDNNNLEVLHSNVFKQLTNLDVLSLSGAYIHTIEGKAFSGLGYLSKLNLEKNKILAINPETFHNLPNLQTLSLRNNLITNIDATAFKSCESLQTLELENNKLEKIPKDFFKEMRQLSSLTISNNTIHTLEPGAFNGLNEIEVLQLDNNKIRSLEEGTFDDLSSVVFLTFVNNTIGTLKPHIFSKLNNLKSLHFEGNLIENIEPGVFDGLSSISSIDLSRNKIKSLRRGSFRGMKKTNTIRLNGNGIESLEEDVFLGADRLIELELRNNLIRSIPPGAFNGISNLKYLVLDFNEIETLEPDVFQHIGNLMLLSLASNCLRNLDKNTFSNVNRLLLLSIKNNTIPEIDTEIFKHKTELKILDLSYNPISHLEQQHFAHTGDLVHLDISNCKLTHLSPGIFNSTPNIQKLNLAGNSLRSLDLKVVQQLGELSELGLHGNPLECDCQLQPLWNWARENKVVTSTGSEGEPKCKGSDENDWDMLQNITCSKQKGSKPGERTVLLVGTAVNVMEMVILFTVFLLIP